Proteins encoded within one genomic window of Halomonas sp. YLGW01:
- a CDS encoding LysR family transcriptional regulator, whose translation MLDWQDIQVFLEVARSERLTDAARRLGLDHSTLSRRTRRFEQKLNTQLFERSTHGYRLTEAGHRLQAHAEEMARHAAEAAEGLSDQDRQLSGQVRLGVTEGFGTWVIAPLLSAFGERHPALTLDLLALPRVVNLSRHEADLAITVERPSSAGLVISRLCDYRLRLYGSRDYLARHGRPATRRDLGRHRLIGYIDDLIFSDQLNYLDPLLAPSREPQFSIRSTSVTTQYSATVQGAGLAVLPCFMAEQHPALEAVLTDDVDLTRQFWITARQEQRRLSRVRLTWDYLRETIEANRAFLMGEPGESLACPPARPER comes from the coding sequence ATGCTCGACTGGCAGGACATTCAGGTCTTTCTCGAGGTCGCCCGCAGCGAGCGGCTGACCGATGCCGCACGGCGCCTGGGGCTCGATCACTCGACGCTTTCACGGCGCACCCGGCGCTTCGAGCAGAAGCTCAACACCCAGCTCTTCGAACGCAGCACCCACGGCTACCGGCTCACCGAGGCGGGCCATCGCCTGCAGGCCCATGCCGAGGAGATGGCCCGCCACGCCGCCGAAGCCGCCGAGGGCCTGAGTGATCAGGACCGACAGCTCAGCGGCCAGGTGCGCCTGGGCGTCACCGAGGGCTTCGGGACCTGGGTGATCGCGCCCCTGCTTTCCGCCTTCGGCGAGCGTCATCCGGCGCTGACGCTGGACCTGCTGGCCCTGCCGCGGGTGGTCAACCTGAGTCGCCACGAGGCCGACCTGGCGATCACCGTGGAGCGCCCGAGCAGCGCGGGCCTGGTGATCTCGCGGCTGTGCGACTACCGGCTGCGACTCTATGGTAGCCGCGACTACCTGGCCCGCCATGGCCGGCCGGCCACGCGGCGTGACCTCGGCCGGCATCGGCTGATCGGCTATATCGATGACCTGATCTTCAGCGACCAGCTCAACTACCTCGACCCCCTTCTCGCGCCCTCCCGGGAGCCTCAGTTCAGCATCCGCAGTACCAGCGTCACCACCCAGTACAGCGCGACCGTGCAGGGGGCAGGGCTCGCGGTGCTGCCCTGCTTCATGGCCGAGCAGCATCCGGCGCTGGAGGCGGTGCTGACAGACGACGTCGACCTCACCCGCCAGTTCTGGATCACCGCCCGCCAGGAGCAGCGGCGCCTGTCGCGGGTCCGGCTGACCTGGGATTACCTGCGCGAGACCATTGAGGCCAACCGGGCCTTCCTGATGGGCGAGCCTGGCGAGAGCCTCGCTTGCCCACCCGCCCGGCCCGAACGCTGA
- a CDS encoding CoA-acylating methylmalonate-semialdehyde dehydrogenase, with amino-acid sequence MSVREITLYIDGQPVPSQSGEWRDVLNPATQEVVARVPFCTREEVDRAVASAQAAFKTWRKVPLAKRMRIMLAFQALIREHTGELAALITEEHGKTLPDAEGEVGRGLEVVEHACSIPSLQLGELAENAANEVDVYTLNQPLGVGAGITAFNFPIMLPCFMFPLAIATGNTFVLKPSEQDPSSTMRLVELAHQAGVPAGVLNVVHGGPDVANQICDHPDIKALSFIGSTHVGTHLYRRGSEAGKRVQSMMGAKNHCVVMPDANRSQAINNLLGSAFGAAGQRCMANSVVVLVGEARAWLDDIVEGARNMKVGPGTQRDADLGPLVSPAAKERVEGLIEAGAREGATLALDGRSLKVEGYPNGNFVGPTVFSDVTAEMTIYREEVFGPVLCVVGVETLDEAIAFVNANPNGNGTSIFTNSGWVARRYESDIDVGQVGINVPIPVPVAYFSFTGSRASKLGDLGPNGKQAIAFWTQTKTVTARWFEPENVSGGINSTISLG; translated from the coding sequence ATGTCAGTGCGTGAGATTACCCTTTATATCGACGGTCAGCCGGTGCCTTCCCAGAGCGGGGAATGGCGCGATGTGCTCAACCCGGCGACCCAGGAAGTGGTCGCCCGGGTGCCGTTCTGCACCCGCGAGGAGGTCGACCGCGCCGTGGCCAGCGCCCAGGCGGCCTTCAAGACCTGGCGCAAGGTGCCGCTGGCCAAGCGCATGCGCATCATGCTCGCCTTCCAGGCGCTGATCCGCGAGCATACCGGCGAGCTCGCCGCTCTGATCACCGAGGAACACGGCAAGACCCTGCCGGATGCCGAGGGGGAGGTGGGCCGCGGCCTGGAAGTGGTCGAGCATGCCTGCTCGATCCCCAGCCTGCAGCTCGGCGAGCTTGCCGAGAATGCCGCCAACGAGGTGGACGTCTATACCCTCAATCAGCCCCTCGGCGTGGGGGCGGGCATCACCGCCTTCAACTTCCCGATCATGCTGCCCTGCTTCATGTTCCCGCTGGCCATCGCCACCGGTAACACCTTTGTCCTCAAGCCCTCGGAGCAGGACCCGTCCTCGACCATGCGCCTGGTCGAATTGGCCCACCAGGCCGGGGTGCCGGCCGGGGTGCTCAACGTGGTGCACGGCGGCCCGGATGTCGCCAATCAGATCTGCGATCACCCGGACATCAAGGCGCTGTCGTTCATCGGCTCGACCCATGTGGGCACGCATCTCTACCGCCGCGGCTCCGAGGCCGGCAAGCGGGTGCAGTCGATGATGGGCGCCAAGAACCATTGCGTGGTGATGCCCGACGCCAACCGCAGCCAGGCCATCAACAACCTGCTGGGCTCGGCCTTCGGCGCCGCCGGCCAGCGCTGCATGGCCAACTCGGTGGTGGTGCTGGTGGGCGAGGCGCGGGCCTGGCTCGACGACATCGTCGAGGGTGCCCGCAACATGAAGGTCGGTCCCGGCACCCAGCGCGACGCCGATCTCGGCCCGCTGGTATCGCCCGCGGCCAAGGAACGCGTCGAGGGGCTGATCGAGGCCGGGGCCCGGGAAGGCGCAACCCTGGCGCTGGACGGCCGTAGCCTCAAGGTCGAGGGCTACCCGAACGGCAACTTCGTCGGCCCCACGGTGTTCAGCGACGTGACCGCCGAGATGACCATCTACCGCGAGGAGGTCTTCGGGCCGGTGCTGTGCGTGGTGGGCGTCGAGACCCTCGATGAGGCCATCGCCTTCGTCAACGCCAACCCCAACGGCAACGGCACCTCGATCTTCACCAATTCCGGCTGGGTGGCACGGCGTTACGAGAGTGACATCGACGTCGGCCAGGTCGGCATCAACGTGCCGATCCCGGTGCCGGTCGCCTACTTCAGCTTCACCGGCTCCCGGGCCTCGAAGCTTGGCGATCTCGGCCCCAACGGCAAGCAGGCGATCGCCTTCTGGACTCAGACCAAGACCGTGACCGCCCGCTGGTTCGAGCCCGAGAACGTCTCCGGCGGCATCAACAGCACCATCTCGCTGGGTTGA
- the katG gene encoding catalase/peroxidase HPI, whose product MGNGQQGNTAGKCPVMHGSNTRMSGRGSMNKDWWPNQLNLGILHQHSPKADPMGEDFDYAEAFKTLDLAAVKQDLTTLMTDSKEWWPADYGHYGPFFIRMAWHSAGTYRTADGRGGASTGNQRFAPINSWPDNGNLDKARRLLWPIKQKYGNKLSWADLYILTGNVALESMGFKTFGFGGGRADIWAPEEDIYWGAEKEWLATSDKPNSRYSGDRELENPLAAVQMGLIYVNPEGPDGDPDPLASAKDIRETFARMAMNDYETVALTAGGHTFGKTHGAGDPDLVGAEPEAAPIEAQGFGWKNRHGSGKGRDTTTSGLEGAWGPTPTKWDMSYFDMLFGYEWELTKSPAGAQQWQPKGLTESDMAPDPEDGSKRVPIMMSTADMAMREDPDYRKISEHFHKNPEEFADAFARAWFKLTHRDMGPKVRYLGPEVPAEELIWQDPVPAGKTGYNVDSVKHKIAASGLAIGELVATAWDSARTFRGSDLRGGANGARIRLAPQKDWAANEPARLGKVLKVLEGIAADSEASLADVIVLAGNVGIEQAAKAAGVDIIVPFSPGRGDATDAQTDAESFEPLEPEADGFRNYRRARFTVSDEEMLVDRAQLLGLSAPEMTVLIGGLRVLGTNHGDTSHGVFTDKPGTLTNDFFVNLVDLETEWTPTAADEDVYEGRDRKTGQVKWTGTRVDLIFGSNSQLRALAEAYAQDDAQQKFVKDFVAAWTKVMNADRFDLA is encoded by the coding sequence ATGGGCAACGGACAACAGGGCAACACCGCCGGCAAGTGCCCGGTCATGCACGGGTCCAACACGCGAATGAGCGGCCGGGGCTCCATGAACAAGGACTGGTGGCCTAACCAGCTGAACCTGGGCATCCTTCATCAACACAGCCCCAAGGCTGACCCGATGGGCGAGGATTTCGACTACGCCGAGGCCTTCAAGACACTCGACCTCGCCGCGGTCAAGCAGGACCTGACCACCCTGATGACCGATTCCAAGGAGTGGTGGCCGGCCGACTACGGGCACTATGGGCCCTTCTTCATCCGCATGGCCTGGCACAGCGCGGGCACCTACCGCACCGCCGACGGCCGCGGCGGCGCCTCCACCGGCAACCAGCGTTTCGCACCGATCAACAGCTGGCCGGACAACGGCAACCTGGACAAGGCCCGCCGCCTGCTGTGGCCCATCAAGCAGAAGTACGGCAACAAGCTGTCCTGGGCGGATCTCTACATCCTGACCGGCAACGTCGCGCTCGAATCCATGGGCTTCAAGACCTTCGGCTTCGGCGGCGGGCGAGCAGACATCTGGGCGCCGGAAGAAGACATCTATTGGGGGGCAGAAAAGGAGTGGCTGGCCACCAGTGACAAGCCCAACAGCCGCTACTCCGGCGATCGCGAACTCGAGAACCCGCTGGCGGCCGTGCAGATGGGCCTGATCTACGTGAACCCGGAAGGGCCCGACGGCGACCCGGACCCTCTCGCCTCGGCCAAGGACATTCGCGAGACCTTCGCCCGCATGGCGATGAACGACTACGAGACGGTGGCCCTGACCGCCGGCGGTCACACCTTCGGCAAGACCCACGGCGCGGGCGATCCCGACCTGGTCGGGGCCGAACCCGAAGCCGCGCCCATCGAGGCCCAGGGCTTCGGCTGGAAGAATCGTCATGGCAGCGGCAAGGGCCGCGACACCACCACCAGTGGCCTGGAAGGCGCCTGGGGACCGACCCCGACGAAGTGGGACATGAGCTACTTCGACATGCTGTTCGGCTACGAGTGGGAGCTGACCAAGAGCCCGGCGGGTGCCCAGCAGTGGCAGCCGAAGGGGCTCACCGAGAGCGACATGGCCCCCGACCCGGAAGACGGCAGCAAACGCGTGCCGATCATGATGTCCACCGCCGACATGGCCATGCGCGAAGACCCCGATTACCGCAAGATCTCCGAGCACTTCCATAAGAACCCGGAAGAGTTCGCCGATGCCTTCGCCCGCGCCTGGTTCAAGCTGACCCACCGCGACATGGGCCCGAAGGTGCGCTACCTCGGCCCGGAAGTGCCGGCGGAAGAGCTGATCTGGCAGGACCCGGTGCCGGCCGGCAAGACCGGCTATAACGTGGATTCGGTCAAGCACAAGATCGCCGCCAGTGGCCTCGCCATCGGCGAGCTGGTCGCCACCGCCTGGGACAGCGCGCGCACCTTCCGCGGCTCTGACCTGCGCGGTGGGGCCAACGGCGCCCGCATCCGTCTCGCCCCGCAGAAGGACTGGGCCGCCAACGAGCCCGCGCGCCTTGGCAAGGTGCTCAAGGTGCTGGAAGGCATCGCCGCCGACAGCGAGGCCAGCCTCGCCGACGTGATCGTGCTGGCCGGCAATGTCGGCATCGAGCAGGCCGCCAAGGCCGCCGGCGTCGATATCATCGTGCCCTTCTCCCCCGGCCGCGGTGACGCGACCGACGCGCAGACCGATGCCGAGTCCTTCGAGCCGCTCGAGCCGGAGGCCGACGGCTTCCGCAACTATCGTCGCGCCAGGTTCACGGTCTCCGACGAAGAGATGCTGGTCGACCGCGCCCAACTGCTGGGTCTCAGCGCTCCGGAGATGACCGTGCTGATCGGCGGCCTGCGGGTGCTGGGCACCAACCACGGCGACACCAGCCACGGTGTCTTCACCGACAAGCCCGGTACCCTGACCAACGACTTCTTCGTCAACCTGGTCGATCTGGAGACCGAGTGGACGCCGACCGCGGCGGATGAAGACGTCTACGAGGGCCGGGACCGCAAGACCGGGCAGGTGAAGTGGACCGGCACCCGGGTCGACCTGATATTCGGGTCCAACTCACAGCTGCGTGCCCTCGCCGAAGCCTACGCCCAGGACGATGCCCAGCAGAAGTTCGTGAAGGACTTCGTGGCGGCCTGGACCAAGGTGATGAACGCCGACCGTTTCGACCTGGCCTGA
- a CDS encoding protein adenylyltransferase SelO — protein MFPSFSLRYAQLPARMSAECDPTPVAAPRLVAFNHALAGELGFDAAAFDAGEAAEALSGNAPPAGSAPLAMAYAGHQFGNFVPRLGDGRALLLGEVIDRGGQLRELQLKGAGRTPFSRGGDGRAPLGPVLREYLVSEAMHALGIPTTRALAAVTTGERVLRRLPEPGAVLTRVAGSHLRVGTFQYFAARRDVEAIQLLADMAIERHYPHLEPLSGGGRYLALLEAVIARQAELVARWMGVGFIHGVMNTDNTTISGETLDYGPCAFMDVFEPRTVFSSIDERGRYAFSNQPHSAQWNLARFAETLLSLLDDDHERAVALATDAIEAFPEHFEASWGAVKRAKLGLSKAEEGDEALAQELLDAMQAGHADYTLTFRRLADVLDVREGESDGREGPVSDSGEARLVELFDSPEAITAWLSRWRDRLAREDADAEAIAARLRATNPAVIPRNHLVEQALTAAIEHDDFGPFEALLAVVTRPFEAPDEGEVDYTRPPEANERVLRTFCGT, from the coding sequence AGGCCGCCGAGGCGCTGTCCGGCAATGCACCACCCGCCGGGTCGGCACCGCTGGCGATGGCCTACGCCGGCCACCAGTTCGGCAACTTCGTGCCGAGGCTCGGCGATGGCCGGGCGCTGCTGCTTGGCGAGGTCATCGACCGCGGGGGGCAGCTGCGCGAACTGCAGCTCAAGGGTGCCGGGCGCACGCCCTTCTCCCGAGGCGGCGACGGCCGTGCGCCGCTGGGCCCGGTGCTGCGCGAGTACCTGGTCAGCGAGGCCATGCATGCGCTGGGGATTCCCACCACCCGGGCGCTGGCGGCGGTGACCACCGGCGAGCGCGTGCTGCGCCGCCTGCCCGAGCCTGGCGCGGTGCTGACTCGGGTGGCGGGAAGCCATCTGCGAGTGGGCACCTTCCAGTACTTCGCCGCCCGCCGCGACGTGGAGGCGATCCAGCTGCTGGCCGACATGGCCATCGAGCGCCACTATCCGCACCTTGAGCCGCTGAGCGGCGGCGGGCGCTACCTGGCCCTGCTCGAGGCGGTGATCGCGCGCCAGGCCGAACTGGTGGCGCGCTGGATGGGCGTGGGTTTCATCCATGGGGTGATGAACACCGACAACACGACGATCTCCGGCGAGACCCTGGATTACGGCCCCTGCGCCTTCATGGACGTCTTCGAGCCGCGCACCGTGTTCAGCTCCATCGACGAGCGGGGCCGCTACGCCTTCTCCAACCAGCCCCACAGCGCCCAGTGGAACCTGGCACGCTTCGCCGAGACGCTGCTGTCGCTGCTCGATGACGATCATGAGCGAGCCGTTGCGCTGGCTACCGACGCCATCGAGGCCTTCCCCGAGCACTTCGAGGCCAGCTGGGGGGCGGTCAAGCGCGCCAAGCTGGGGCTCAGTAAGGCCGAGGAGGGCGACGAGGCCCTGGCTCAGGAGCTGCTGGACGCCATGCAGGCCGGCCATGCCGACTACACCCTGACCTTCCGCCGCTTGGCCGACGTGCTGGATGTACGGGAAGGTGAGAGCGATGGGCGTGAGGGGCCTGTAAGTGACAGCGGTGAGGCGCGGCTCGTTGAGCTCTTCGACAGCCCCGAGGCCATTACCGCCTGGTTGTCCCGCTGGCGCGATCGCCTGGCCCGGGAGGATGCCGACGCCGAGGCCATCGCCGCGCGCCTGCGCGCCACCAACCCGGCGGTGATCCCCCGCAACCACCTCGTCGAGCAGGCCCTGACGGCTGCCATCGAGCACGACGATTTCGGCCCCTTCGAGGCGCTGCTGGCCGTGGTCACCCGACCGTTCGAGGCACCGGACGAGGGCGAGGTCGATTACACCCGGCCGCCCGAGGCCAACGAGCGGGTGCTACGCACCTTCTGCGGCACCTGA